A stretch of DNA from Cygnus atratus isolate AKBS03 ecotype Queensland, Australia chromosome 9, CAtr_DNAZoo_HiC_assembly, whole genome shotgun sequence:
CTGCTGTGATCAAAGTTCAGACTTGTGTTTCTTAAAGGTTAAGGAAGGCAAGTGAAAACCAGAGGACAAACCTATATAAAACAAGGACAATGAAGTATTCCAAAAGCAAAGATGACTAACTTGAAGAACCCGAGCATCAGCAAAAACAACCAGAACAGCAGAAGGAACAGCTgtttcttaaagctttttttaagtGCACCTGCTCAGAACGCACCCTCTGTTTGGTAACAGCTCACTTCCCAAAACCTAGCTGAGAGAAAGCACAGCACTGAAGACAGCAACTTTGTTTGGATTGTTTCTAACACTCAACGGTCAATGTTTACATTGCTATCAATGAAGAAAGCGTGAAATCCCTCCCACTTCAACCAAAGCAAGAgctaaaatggaaaagcagacTGCTTCAGCAAGCCTGAGGGAGCTCGCGTTCCTTGAGGGACACATTGTAGTGCCAGGCACTGAGCAGAGTAAGTGTCAGAACACTGCTCTAAGGTAGTCTGAATGACAAAATGGAAGATGTTGAGAAATCCACAAGAACACAATAAAAAACCACTTAGTTCTACTGTTCTCGTGTAGAAcctttttaagtttaaaaacatgcaaaaaccTGTGCAAGAGGTATGGAAGGAAAGTGTTTCATTTGGGATTTTTCCACACAGTTTAGCATTTACAGCTATCAACATTCCAGATGAAATTTAAGtctctttaaagaaagatcAGTCACAGGATTATTTCTGTGATAAATCAATGGAATTATCGCCGatctattctccttaatcaccagtgataggacgcgagggaatggtgtcaagctgccacaggggaggttcaggctggacatcaggaagaggttcttcaccgagagggtggtcgcgcactggaacgggctccccagggacgtagtcacggcaccaaacctgttggagtttaagaagcgtttggactgtgctcttagtcatatggtctgaattttggggcagacctgtgtggtgccaggagttggactcgatgatccttgtgggtcccttccaactcggcatattctatggttctatgaatACAGATACCACTTTGATCTTCAAGGATTAACATATGATTAGAGGAGAGGATTAAACTCTTGACTCTGAAACAATGCATTAAAAACTCTCTGGCTCCTCTCATTCTGAGATTCATTTTGGTCTCTGAAAAGCACAATACCATAcacttatttttccaaaagTAAAAGCCTGCATCAAAAAACGCTACGATCAGATTACTACTTTTTGTTCCTGTGCTACTTAGATTAAAAGAAAGTACTGATAGGAACTGCACATCTATCTTGAAACTGGAGAAGACCCCCACTCTTCCTGGCGCTACTGCTAAACATGAGAGTCAAAGACTATTCTGAAAAACCAGTCATCTTAGCTCTAGATAATCCTAAACTGCAAGATGAGGAAATCTTCTCCAGGCAGCAATACATCTTGCCCTGTATCTTTATATAATATCCAAAGTAAGAACAAAgtagtacattaaaaaaaaccacactcaGAACACAGCAGTATCTACTTTCAAAGTACATCCCAGAAAGAgtttttgttagtattttatTGAATGAACACATCAGCAAGtgtaattttaagaaaagcCTACGCACATCTTCCTAGAAGTAACAGTCCACAATTCTCTCCTTAGTTATCTTTCACCATCTGGCAGCTTACACAGGTTCCACCCCTCCGCaggattttcctgttttaattattttaataaataacgGACACCACAGGTGATCCTAGAGAAAACTCCACATCCCAGCACTGCATAGCAGGACAACTAAGTTCACTGGATGTCATCATCATCAAAGAGATCTTCAAAATCTAgtcagaaaaacaagacaaagtaAAATTAACCTTTGAAGTCTCAACCGTTACATACGCACATAGCACACAAGCAGTTCATTGTTACTGGAATTAAAGAAATGAAGGTGAATTAGGTACACGACAGCTACTGTACTGCCAGTTACTAGATGTGTAACATCAGCACAGgagcagacagaaatgaaaaagaggcAGACCCAAGGAACATGCTCACTATCATATGTGAATTTAACTGCTTCGCTTGTACAACGCAAGCTTTGCGATTAAACTCATGAAATCAAAGTAAAGCTTGAAAGAagggacattttaaaatgcattaattagCCATTGCATTCAGGATAGATAGACAGTGATCTGCAGACTACAAAGCCAAACAAGTATTAGCTTCAAGCATGCATCAAGATGAAGAAATTCGTGCAGAATTCTGGCTGCTGTCACAGTATTCAGGCACACGTTTATACATTGTGCAGAGTTACATACATATTTGTGATTTACTGTTAAAAATCCCTTCCTTAATAAAGTTTGATTGCTGTGAAGCAGCTGCTAACATTTCCCTCAcacccacaaaaaaaaccaaaaacaacaaaaacttgcTGTTAGCATATACTGACAATATACCTGTATATACTAACGACGTACCTGGTGCCAAGTCGTTATTCTGACAGAAAGCCTACAATTGCCACGCAATAAATACCTAATCCTCATTTATAAGAGCTTCCAAGGCAATGCAACAGCACAACCTGGTGGTAGAGCTTCTTGGCAAAGCCTGCTCCTTAATAAGCCAGCTCCAAAAGAGATCTTTCTCAACTACTGAAAGTGCAGAGTAAAAGAAGTTTGCTTTTCCCCGGGTCCTAACTCGTGAGTAGCATGAGAAACCTTAACTTTAAGCAGCCTTGCTCTGGACGCGCTCCCGGCGGCGCGGAGCCCTCACCGTTGAAGAAGTCCGCGTGCACCGCCTTCTCGTTGGCCGCCAGGTCCATCAGCAGCCCCGTGCTTCCCCCTGCCTGCAACAACACCCGGTGAGCGCCGGGAAGAGCCGTGAGCGCCGCCCCCTctcgcccgcccgcccgcccgcctgcCCTCACCTCGTCGAGGTCCACGTAGGGCCCGGCGCCCTCTGGGAACATCTCGTCCACCGCCGGCTTCATGGCGCCGCCGCTCTGCCCCGCCGCGCCCGCTTCCGCTTCCGGCCCCGCCGCTCTGCGCGCCCTCTCTATGGTCGCTCCGCaggcggggcccggccggccccgcggTTGCCGTGGCGACGCGGCCTGGTGTCGGGGCCTGGGGCCGGAgctgggggccggggccgggcctggGGCACCCGGAACCCTCgctggggcggggggagcggcTCCGAGCCGGGCCGGGAGAGCCCCGGtgccctgccgcccccccgccTCAGAGACGGGCGGGGATTGGTGTTCGGCTCGCCCAGCGCATGCCAGAGCTTGCTTTCCTGAGGCAAGGCCACGGGCGTGACgcgttaaaaaataaaacaaaaccccctGACACAACCGACGAGTTTATTGACTttgcacaaaagcagaaatggcaGCCAGGAAAGGCTACCTTTACCCGCTGGCCTCCCAGCGCACGCAGCGCTACACACACCTGCTCTAAAGAGCGGGAGCGGCAGCACGGGCAGGCCTCCCGCCGGGCGCCCACCTGCACATGTCCGCCCACCAGGACGGGTCGGCGCGGCCGAGGCACAAGGAGGGAAGCAATGGCTCAGTGCTCGCGGCTGGGCACGTGGAAGCCCAGGTGGCTGCCCGGAGGCAGCTGGGCGAACAAGGCTCTGGCCATTTCGTCGATCCTGTCATAGGCTCCCAGCGCCCGGAAATACTCCACGTAGGACCAGAAGTCGCTGGAGGAGAAGGGCCAGTACGGCATGGCTACAGATTCCCGATAAAGATCtcaaataataaagaaaaatgtcaattaATGTAATATGAAGCATTTTTGTTGAAAGCTTGGGCCAATGAGGTTTGGggttccctgctgctgggcacggCATGAAAGAGGGAGCCACTAGCTCCTGAAAGATATTTTAGCTCCCTTAAAGATATTTTCCCCATTGCTCCTCCACTACATTTCCTCTGCCACATAAAACTATAAAAGCCaaatataaaatggaaacaaaaattctgaaaataccaGGAGCTGATCAGCCTTCGGCCTAAACCCAGGCAAACACAGAATCGTGTACAATGTAAACAGTTGCTGCAACCACATAGATAGAAATGTCTTTCCATGCAGCAAAGCTAAACCCCGTATTTTGACTTTATTTAAAGCCCTTTTAAGTAAAAGGGAGCCATTTCATTCACTAGACTCAGCTTCATACCAGCGTCTTTAGTGGGAATTAAGAACCTTCAACAATCCTACAATCAGACCTTAATTTCATAATTGTTGGTGTGTACAGGCACAGATGGCTTAtaacaaacagaacaaaccaGCCAAATGCTGTCTGTGGTGGAGAACACACTGATGGTACCACTGAACTTACATTCACTTTGCAGTCTGCTGCTTggccaacaaaagaaaaccGTAATTGTTGATAATGAGAACAACAGGACGTTGCacaaacagttttgcttttagatGCCACAGGTTCACTTCAGAGGTtgccaaagaaatatttgaggtacacaaataaaatttaagtgCGCTTAAACCTTAAACTTGTGAAAACAGATGATACATTCATAAGATGTTAGAGCCATAAGGAAAGATACagcatggggaaaaatatttttaattagaagtaATCACATCAGCTCTTactctgtatatatatttctgttctcCATATCTGTTATAAAATTCCCCTTGCATATCTGTGCCTGTGCACTCcagatgctgctgcctgtcctgcGGGTTAGATTTACACCAGCAATAGCAGTACCTTGTTATAACAGACATTTCTATGCAACCTCCTTTGTCAAAATGAATTTATCTTATCAGTAAGTCGGTGTAAATATCATTAAGATGCtgagttggttttttttttttcttttttggtttgctttataAATCAAAGGCAAACACCAGTCCAATGGGCTAATCACCCAAAGTGTCACACACCACAGGGTGGCTGTGCTAAGGGGTTTGTTCCAATATTTCTTTAATTGGAGTTGTGGCAATTTgtaaattttaatctttttgctGTGGAACTGAGTATTTCTTGCCAATAAGTAGACAGACATCTAGTATTACTTATCGGGACTGCCAGAATTCTCAGATGTCTCTCATATATTTATAAGTCTGGTGCTTTCCAGTTACGTTTTTATAAAGCAGATCATTCATGACTTGACCTTAACCCTGTGGAGGATTCACCTTTAAGGAGCTGTCTTGTTACAGaggtttttttcattttaagattgCAAATACATTAgcttaaattttcattaaaccTTAAAActtccccttctttctccaCCAGAACTAGATGAAAGCGCTTCTGAAAGCCTGAATCCCAACCCACTGGGTTTACTGTGTTCCTGCCAAAACTGATGCTAGGGATCAGGTCTGGGAGTTACAATTGACTCTCTGAATTGTTAACGatacataggaaagaaaaagatataattACCATCTCCTTCCTGAATTGACCGGGTATCTGTAAATAAACAGGAAACTCATCAATACCAGTTCTCACACTGAAGGACtttctgttaataaaaaaaaaagtttgctggGTAGCCAGAAGCTGACAAGCTCTTTGAGACACACACAGGGCCCTCCTTACagccaaatgtttttctttctcaaacagATGAGTAAAGAATTGCCCGTTTGTGGTCACTGAGTGCTACAAACCAAATACACCAGGAAGCAGTTACAATTAATACACAAGCAATAGCTGATACTAAATAGAAGAGACTTGTTCGGTAACAAAATATTTCGGactgcttgaaaaataaagaagaataaatatatcAGTAATCTTACCTGTTAGCATGTTCATCAgcatacagaagaaaaggaagccaataaatttcatttttcctgcaagctactgtttctgaaaaattaatctgTACAACTGGGGATTATTAGAAGATATTAAGAATTATGCAAAGTATGTTATTTCTTCTTGTATTAGAAGATTCTGttcaaaaatagatttaattaTTAATCTAGGCATAATAAGATTCAATTATATTTCCTTATATTTTCAGAGCTCCAtcagagtattaaaaaaatacagtactgaagttttaaatgataatttattttaggCGGCATAAATCCAAAAGGCTTCTCTAAACTGACATGAAAttgtcttcagaaatgttttattttgtggttaatttaatttcactttagAAATtacctctcttcctcttcccttttcttctacTTGCAATAGTAAAGGTCTGCAGCTCCAAGTCAGCCACAAAATTCCAAAAGGACTTCTATTGCCGTAAAATATCAGCATTGTTTAAACAAGGGTGGGGGACAAAGGAGAGAAACGTCACTGAGTTAGCACACCAATCTGATTTTGTCATCTTCACATAGAGGAATTTTAACTGCTCACATTTGCATTGTATTTCAACACTGCCCATGGAAGAGACCTCAGAATCAGCTTCAGCAATAACACTTctatgttttgaaaacagaggaagaaaatccagAAGCAAATTCAGAGATTATTGTTACTTTTGCTACCCaccttatttcctttctttccccctcttCAGAAAAGTAGATTTTAGAAACATTATTTGAGCAAATTGCTGAGAGGATATTGAGTTCCCTCTCCAGCTGAGAGGCAAAAACTTCAAATGCTTGACACTGATTTGTGCTCTTACTTGGGATCCTTAAAATGCACATGTGCATCAGGTGCCAACTGGAATCAATTAGcttgcataaaacaaaaaaacaggtcCCTGATGACATCTGCCACAGTGATGACGAGAGTACCGCAACCTTCAAACAGGGTCGATAAGGCgcactgaaatgcattttcatatcACGTTGATTTCCAGTAAAGATTTCTCTCCCAGTGCCAAACAGGTGCTTTGGGCTCCATCATGCTGAGGTTGCCGAACAGATCGAGCACTTCCAAAGTCTGGAAGGGAGAAGCAGTTTGGAGAATATTCGGTCAACACACAcatcttggttttcttttagcACAAAACTCTTGATGGCAGCAGGTCAGCAGGTGTAGGCAGGGACTAAGGCGCAGCAGGAAGAGCTCTGTCGTCCCATGGCAATGTGCAGATTTCTACATTTCTAGGAAACGCGGCCAGCGCGAGGTTGCATTGTCAAACCTGGCAGCTGTTTCTAGAAGGCTCCGCTATGGAAAGGAGCTGCTGAAGTGCCATTGCAGAGCTCACTGCTCACGTTCACGCAGCGATGATCTGATCGTACAGTCAGCGCAAGCTCCCCTGCTCCCTGTCAGCTGGAAACTTTCAGTTGCCTTTACTTGAAATCTGCAAAATCATTTACCCATCACAACTCTAGAGAACTCTTACCATTGCATTTCCCTACTGCATTTGTGGGATCTGACGTTGGTGCCTTTGCTCTACCACATCCACTTGTCTGCCACACGAGCTTCACACAGTGGAAGCCTCCCTACTCACACAAAGGCTTGGAGTGGGGCAGCCCAAGCGAGTGGCCTTGCAGGAGGCCCCAGCTTTGCTGGAGTTTCTTCCTAGCTACGCACAGAGCTAGACAGACCTGCCAAGAATTAATTAAGGATGTTctgagcaagggaaaaaaagagtgcttTGTAGCACACCAAGCTGTGCCAACTCATGCGgaggctgagaagaaaaatattatgaaagcAGAACCTATTCCATCCTTGAAAAGCTTTCATCCTCCTGTTTAATATTTCTGAGGCTTGCAGGATGGGTTCCTACATCCCTCACatacaggcagcagctctgccccactTGCCTGGGTTGCGGCAGCTGCTGGTGAGAGGAGGTACGGCCCCTGCTTGGGGGAGTCCTCTGGGGCAGCCGCGTGCTCAGGTCCATGCACCAGCACAGTTAGTTTGAATACAATTTATAAACTTGGCTTTGCAATGAGAAGCACTTACATAtgctaacacacacacacacaaaatgaattGGTTGTAATTAAGAAGCATACAACTACTTCTGTACTCGTCCATTGGCACCTTTGTATTCTGGCAGATGATAAGGGAGGTGTAGTTCCAAGCCGGAGGTGAGATAACATGCTTTGGGGgatgacaaaggaaaacagcaatgtTCCTGACACACCTAcatcctgcagctctcctctggaGGATTTAATGAGGTGCTGTGGGAGGATGACAAAGTCACAGAGGTTTTCAGGTTCAGCATCGCTCAGGTTGCAGCAGGGTCTGCTATGACACTTGTTGATCAGAAGAGGATTCCCCTAACCAGGCTCACACTGACATGCACTGAGACGGGGCACAGTGCCTCACCTCCACCTTCTCTACAGTTTCTTATTCTGTCTTTTGAAGCTTAGAGTTACCCACTTCCAGAGCTAAGAAAATCACAGACCTGATGTAGTGTGACAGTTTTTTTACACAATTACAGGCTTTCaatttaacttttattaaagtttttcatttgttaaagcaCAAACTGGAGATGGAAATAAATTCTCCGGGTTTCCATGCTAAAGGAAGCCTAGGAAATTATGAAGAGGATCAGAATTAGCATTTAAAACAGTTGTATCAGTTGTATCAGGGGATACAGACAAGCGATAcagttgttttaaatgttacttcTTTGTATGGAGACTTCTGCTGTACATGACTGCTTCTCAGGGAGCAGTCATGCTCCTTGACTTCTTCAGGGGGCAAGTTCTCAAGAAGGTTTTCAGGTAAGGCCTTTGACTCATGCAAGCTTTGTTACATTATAGAGGGGGCTGACGTTAGGGAGTGCATCCCACCAACCAGCCCTAAGAGGATCCAATCAATAAGTACTATCTGTAGATGGCTCTCAAAGCCAGAAAATCCCACGTGCATCAGTCAGCTCTGTCAGAGACAGAAATCAATAGGAGCACTGAGGACATCCCCTTCGGAATAGGGGAATGCAGTATGGGCCGAGCAGTTGTTTGTGCGACTTGCTCCCTGGTGGGGAACAGTCCTGCAAGTGCCAGAACCCTGCCTCCCGGTCACCTCACTTCTAAGGGGCTGCGTTACTGAGCCAGCTTCTGTGGAGCAAATCAGCTCTACTTGTTAAGattaactaggaaaaaaaatgaatacgACAAAGTGACTGTTTCCACCATAGCTATATTAGATTGGTGTTACACAAAAATCTGTGTAGTCCTGCAGGCATTGAAAGGAATTGTACATTGCTTTAATGAACGGAATACTTTTTACTTAATAGGCAAAAGCACATGCATGCAGAGCTCTGTAAGAACTTATTTAAAAACCAAATGACACTTACAGTTGCATCTGAAGTGCTTTGTCCCTGGTTTGAGCAGACAAAAATGTTCTCTGTAAGGCTGCAACACTTTTGCACATCAGAAACAACCAACAGCTGTGACTTACAGAACATCTCTGGAAAACAAGCGCTTGATTATTTTCCCCAGCAACTTGGTCCAAATAGCACAGGTCAAAAGGAGATTCATGTGACTGAAATATGCTTTCCTTAGATCTGAACTGGCCTCAGCTTTCAGGCATTCCtagattcattttctttcctttttccaaataCAGAGGATCCAAGTTTTCTGACAGTGTTGGGTTGCCCAAGATGGCAAAGCCAAGGGCAGATGAGGAAGAATCAAGAGAGGAACTTGCAGTACCAAACAAGTGAACAACAAAATGGCCAACTAAAGTAAGCGCAAAATCAGGAACCCAGGGAAATATCTCCTGCTTCACTTTAAAGGCCCAGGGCAGCTGAACATTTCAACCCCCAGATTAGATAGTTATAGTAAACTGTTGTTTGCTGCTGAGCCACACGCAGAAAGACAAATCAAATAggcaataaaaaacaaaactaggaGGCACCATCATGCCATCATGCAAGTCCATGGTCACTCCCAGTTTGGATATTGCATGCATTTTTGGTTTCACCATGCCAGGGGACATTATAGTACGAGAAAAGATGTAAGGGAAGGGCTAGGGGGACTCAGAGTCACAACCgtgaaagcagagcagctctctcCAGCCTGGCAAAGGGACAAAGAAATCTTGGTCTGTATCAAGAAACATCATGTTAGTAGCCTGGCAATGGCTTGATCAAAACAGAAGGCAGTGGGGTTGATACGGTTAACCCGTGATG
This window harbors:
- the OTOS gene encoding otospiralin, with the translated sequence MKFIGFLFFCMLMNMLTDTRSIQEGDDLYRESVAMPYWPFSSSDFWSYVEYFRALGAYDRIDEMARALFAQLPPGSHLGFHVPSREH
- the COPS9 gene encoding COP9 signalosome complex subunit 9 isoform X1, whose product is MKPAVDEMFPEGAGPYVDLDEAGGSTGLLMDLAANEKAVHADFFNGEGSAPPGARPEQGCLKILKISLMMMTSSELSCPAMQCWDVEFSLGSPVVSVIY
- the COPS9 gene encoding COP9 signalosome complex subunit 9 isoform X2, translated to MKPAVDEMFPEGAGPYVDLDEAGGSTGLLMDLAANEKAVHADFFNDFEDLFDDDDIQ